The Musa acuminata AAA Group cultivar baxijiao chromosome BXJ3-6, Cavendish_Baxijiao_AAA, whole genome shotgun sequence region CTTAACCTTTCTTCGGATCCCCCAGCCAAGAAAGCCTGGGCGCTTGATGGTCAAGAGGCAGTTTCCAACTGGCGACGCTCGCTTACCGATCTCGTCTTCTGCCGTTACTGATCCGATGGGCACCATAGGCAGTGGGAACTCGTGCAGGTTGGAAGTCGACAGCCAGAAACTCTCCAGGTGCTTCTGTTCTTCCAGCTCCGACGGGGGCACTGGCCGTCGGAGTATCCTTCCCGCCTGGTTCGAGCTCATGACGAACCTCTCGTCCAGCTCCGGATCACGGCCAGGCTCCGGTGAAATCGCGAAGTAGTTCCGCAGCGCGAGCGTGCTTGGGAAGCTAACCGTTACGTCCAGCTTCGTCGCCTCGCCCACCTATGTTCCAATCACAAACACTAAGCAAGCATTTACAGTATAAAAAAGAACAGCTAAAACGACGGAAATTTTGAAACCTTTACGACTCGAATGGCTTTCAGCTGGATCGGGGACTTGGGGGGAAGCATTTCATGATCGATCTCGTAGAAGGCGCCGAGCTCGAACACTCCTGCGAAACAAATCGAAACACCATATAATGCTCAGCTCGACTTCACCGACTCCCCAAAATGCCCACATCTGTTTAATCGTTGCATTGCTCTTCAGGAGGGTATTGTAGGAACATAGGAATAAGAGGAGCGAGAGTgtatgtgtgtgcgcgcgcgcgcgcgcgggCGTCATGATGAGAATTGGCATCAGGCATGGGTATGCATGGTTCGTACCGTTGCATGGGTGTGCATCGCTCGAATTGGCATCGGGCAGCGCCTCCCTTCCCAAAGCCGACCGCCCTCGCTGCTCCGAGTCATTCCTTTTCGAGTAATAATACTTCAGCTGTCCCCGCAAGCAGACAACAACATCAtgttaatatcatcatcatcatcaccatcatttCCCATTTGTGGAACAAACAAATCAGATCTTTTGACATTCGAGTACAAACAGCTGCGCTTTCCTTCCCTGATGCGAGCAGATGCGGCCCACATGAGATCACAGTCTCACCAGTCACAACGCAGGTGATGCAGCGGGTATATACGTGGTAAAGGTGGACAGGTATTGCTTGCACGAGTCGCGTCGTCATCATCACAAGCGCTCCCTCCCGTTTCTGTTTGTTCACCTTAGAACGCGAATATACGATCTCCTCGTGGTTATAACGACCTCCCAACACCGCCCAAATTACAAACCCAAGTCATCACCATTCCCACCTAAATCTGGATCGTCCGATCACACCCGATCCGCCCTAGTATCTTGATCCGACGGTTCCGATCCTTCCTCATAAAAGATGGCGAAGAAATAGAAGATATATTTTTCTTCCTGcctcttttctttttggttttgaTCAAAGACTTAGGTTTTGCGGGGGGAAAAAAGGAAGAATCATACCGTACTACTCGCCGAAGCGGCaagcgcagcagcagcagcagcagcttccaTGCTCTATTCTTCTTTTTGTCTTCCTTTGGTCCGGGACTTGGAAAAGGCACAAATAGGAGGTTTTTATGATCTCTGCAAGAACTCAggaactgagagagagagagagagaggacggaaAAGAAGCATCAGAAAGAAATGGTTTGTAGGTCATAAAGAAAGCACGTCTTGACTCGTGGTGAGTCCAGCGAAGAAATAGAAACGAACAAAATAGTTGAGGACTGGAAGATTTAAGCGTTTGCAGTGCTTCCCTCGAACTCAGATCATCTTAGGCAACTGCATGTAATATGTTCTTAATTTCCTAGTGAGTATTACATGGATCAGTAAAAAGAAGGACGTGATGAACTAATCAGATCCTGGTCAGCGCAAAGATCTCAGAGTTCGCATTTGAAGTCAAAAGAAAGCTACTAATCGGAGTTCAGAGTCTTCCAAAAACCGAAGAAAAAGAAACGAATGCAGTACGATACATTAACCAAAACAAGGGGAGAAAAGGAAAGCTATCAAGAATGCGGACGGACCTTTTCCCGGGGCGCCTCCATCCGGCACGATCGGATCCGATCGGATAGACCACTACGAACAAGCAAAGCAAAGAAAGCGTATTTCCATCATCAGCTCACGGAGAGAATACAACGCACGAAGATCAAAGAACGGAACAGAATActgcaagaaagaaagaaaaaaaacaagaaataagCTAAATCGAGCTGAAttcgagggaagagggagaggagcaccTCAGAAGAAGCGATCTTGGGAGCTTCTTTGTGGATCCGGATGAAGAAATCCGGAGCCCTCTTCTCTTTGGTTCCTCTTTGTCCTCCTTCTTCGTCACGAGGAGAGGGGAGGAGAGAAGACGAGCTTAGAACTGGTGTTTGTTGCGGACCATTCTTCTGACGAGCGTGAGAAGAGAGGGGGCCGAGGTAGTTATATAGAGGAATGCGCCTTAGGACAACAGTTTTCGACTTACCTCTCTAGTTTACCAGTTGATGATTGGAGGCTTTTAGAGCTCGTTTCTGGGCCCACCATAGTGCAGTTAATCGGGTCGGATGGGTGTTTTGGTGCGCGACATCATCCCAAAAACGAGTTAGTTTGCGATAATAGGAAGAAGAGGGATAATTTCCTTGGACACGTGCCCCGCTCACGTGCTGCGGCCAGCGTTTGGGGTAATCGTGCGTCGCCTTTTGGATGACGGTTCGACCCTCCAAAACTCTATGGAACTACGATTTCACCCCTCATAATTAAAATATGAACTATCAATGACAAATTCTCGAAAAAAAGCCTATAAATTTTGAGAATTTCCTATAATGCGGCCCACCTTTGAAAAATTTTCATAAGCGACtctaatcatatgaaaatatcaTTTTATCCTGTCGGATCTATTGTCGCCTGCTTCTTCTTGTGTTACAATCGTTATCGCCCTTGTGCCCACATTGAACCCAAGGTAATCATGGGTGCTCATGCCAACTCTAGTCATCCTAGTTAAACTCTAGAAACAAAAAAACGTGTGGAGAAGGTCGATCAGTAAGATTAGCATGCACGTGAAGGCGCATATGATTAAGAGAGAGGAGGGGACGACTAATCAAGTTAGCTCATGCGCGAAAGCGCATGTGGCTAGGGGAGAAGAGAGGACGACCGATAAGATTAGCTCGTGAGCAAAAATGTAGATGGCTAGGGGAGGTTGGTCGACAAGGTAGATGGGGGCGACGGGCTAAGTGGAGGGCAATGGCTGATAGGGTTACGATGatcattttgaaagaaaaaaaatctaatttttagAATTCACTCAATTATCAAtctacaaataaaaaaaatcatacggGAGTAATATTTCATTAATTAGTTAAACTTGTATCGTAAAaaggattatcatgataatttcatATATTGAGatgaataatatattataattaatatctaattctatttttatttaaatgtaaaatacaaaattaatattttaagtatTATTCTGAATGCTTAAATGAcaatatcataaattaaaattttatacagTAAATACGAAAATTATGAAACTTTTGAACTTTAAAGAGGGATTTATATGCTATATTAGTTTAAATATAGAGGGAAAAAATAGCTACATATGAATGTATTCatacaattaatttttttttctctatctaatTGTTTagaaatgaaaattttctttagtTTATCATATTTAGTAATTACGCCGATTCATCTCAACATTTCAACACGCTTACATTAACTTCTTATACATGTTTGTTTTGCTAATCTTCCAATATCTCGATCATCGAGAAAACATGGTTAGCATTACAACCATCTTATTATTAGTTATAATCTTGTTTCTAAATGGTAAGAACACAAAGAATTGTATTGGGCTTTGAAATCTTTTGAGGTTGGGACTTGCAATAACCATAAATGAAAGGGTGAAAATGCCATTGTTACGTCAATAAGGAGAAATTGTTGAAGGAGAATAAACAAAGAATTAAGAATAgaagcaataataataataataataataataataataataataataataataataataataataataatttatacaatGGGTTTAAATAGATACATGTAAAAGATCTAAGCAATTTCTTGCTTAGTATTTATAAGATGTATTCACATTATTAAAGATGTGTTTACACTATATATGATGTGCTTATGctatatgataaaaatatttcaattaggtAATATTTAATAAGAAAAAGGTTGGCTCGATTAATTAAGAGAATCCTTAACTTAATTGGTACACATATTGGAAATTTTCAACACCACTATCATCGGATGGCAGCAATTTGGCAAATCAATCAAAAACATTGTACAATTCAAGCAAAATGGAGTTTGGGTCTCTGGTGGAGATTCTCACCTCTCTTGTCCTATTCTGCCATGAGCCAAAGAAGCAGGAATTGCCTCAGCAGCAAACTTTGACCTGGGAGAAGCTGATGCAAATTAATCCCCATCTACGATAACCCAATCGAGAACAAGCAGAGAGATGCCATGGAGGGAGTAAAAtctgtgtgtctctctctctctgacacacacacacacacacacccaacTCTCTCAGTTAGATATCCACCTGCATAGACTTCTGCAGAGTGATGCGTTTTCTTCCTTCTGCTGCTGTTTTAGATGACTGAAATCTTGTCATGGAGGGAAGAACATGTAAATCTTACATGAGAACAATAGTCACAAGTCTAATAATAATGTTGCATTATTGACAAAAACTATGCTCATCACTACTCGGAGCTGTTGAATTAATGGCCCTTCGTAATTGAAACTTTTGTCCTTTCAGCGGGTATCATTGTTTGCCTCTCTCTTCCTTTGGGTGAGTACACGCCATCTTCTATCTGGGGCTTGCTTTACTTTCCTCtcaacaaagatttcaatgaagaaaAGAGATTCCTTCACCAAAGTTTACAGTGAGAATGGACCATCCATGCGCTGCAATTGATGCAGGTCAATAAGATCTGCAGATGTGTGAATCTTGTGCTGAGATATATTCATTGCTGATATTATGATCTGCAGCAATCTTTCAGAAAGCATAATGCATCACAGTGGTTCATATGACAACAGctgcacctcctcttttctttctttctctcaatTACTGCTAAATAATTTTCAGTAAATATAATCTTTAATAACTTTAAtaacttataataatttaaaaaaaaaaaagaaattaaattacATAAAGTGACATATATGATATTCATATGTAAGTTCAAACTTGAGATCTatcatttatttaatataataataatcaattcggATATCTCAACATAAACTAATGGCTAAGGTTATAATAGTGAAATGTTTACAGGTAAAAATGAGCCTCATTAAATCCTGCACCTGTGGCGCACGTAAACGCACCTACTACTCCGTTACTGTCCCGTCTACCCGTGTCAGAACCACGTGCGCCTTGTCACAGCCCTCTGGGCCCACCATCACGGTACGGTACGGACGACCTCGCAAGTTACACCGGATCCGATCCAACCAACGCAAGGACGCAGCCCGAAATGGACGGCCGGTAGATCCGAGTTCGTGCAAACGGACGGTCTGATGTGAAGAGTGCTTCTACAATATCTTTTACAATGTAGCTTTGATCAAATCTATGGCTGGTCCGCTAGCCATCTCATCACGCAGCCCGCACGTAAGTCGCCTTCCTTCTTCCCGGTCGCCATTTCTCGCGCTCTGCGCCGCTTACCACGTTCGCGATCACGTCGCTATGATTCCGTCGCAAGAGCACCACCGTCCTATCTCGTTGTTCATCCACTTCAAAACTTCACAGTTTCTGCAGTTGCGTTGAGTTCCTACTCCTTTTGCTTTGCTGTTGGGAAGTGGATGAGGTGGGAGACAGGGATGGGCTCGCGCTGCTCCGTAGAGGACCGTGCGGAGGCGGCAGCAGTCCTAGGCAGCCGAGCTCTTGACTTCCTTCTGGCCGGAAGCCACGTGTCCTCCTCTGATCATCCCGATGCCGTCGTCGAAGGCGTGCCCGACCTCCAGACCAAGCTCCAGAGCCTCGTCGAGGGCCACGGCTCGGTGTGGGCCTGCGCAGTCTTCTGGCAGATCTCCCGGTCCCGGTCCGGCGAGTTGGTCCTCAGATGGGGTGACGGCCACTGCCGCGAGCTTGTCTCCGGCGTTGACGACGATGGCACCAACGGTCGGTACCCCCAGGGCGCCGGTCCCCTTCATCGGATGCGGAAGCGGGTGCTCGAGCGGCTCCACGTGCTCTCCGGCGGTTCCCACGAGGAAAACTACGCGCTCTGCCGCGACCGGCTCGCCGACTCCGAGATGTACTTCCTGGCGTCCATGTACTTCTTGTTCCACCCTGGCGAGGGCGCGCCGGGGAGGGCTCTGCTCTCCGAGAATCACATATGGATCCCGGAGACGGCGTTCCCGGGTGCCGATTACTTCGTCCGGGCGTTCCTCGCGAGGACCGCCGGTTTCCGGACCGTCGTGCTCATACCGATCGACGCGGGCGTGCTCGAATTGGCCTCCTTTGATGCGGTTCCGGAGAGCCCCGACGAGTTGCATAGGATCAGGGCCGTCTTCGGCCACGACCTGAACAAAGGGGCCGCAGCGGCGTCAGGCGAGACGGAACGCCGCGGCGCCACATGTTCGTCATCACATTCTCGCTTCGGCGACGCCGTCCGCCAGCATCCAAAGATCTTCGGCAAGGATTTGAACGTCGCGCCGGCGCAGATGAGCACGAAGGTGCCGAATTGGAATCTAAACCACAGCGTCGAGGAAGCGACGCCAGTTCACGAAGCGTGTTTGCGTCATAGTAGTGGCGTTGCCAGGGAGGAGGACCCTGTGACGAACCAATTCCTGGCtgagaagcagcagcagccgaAGCCACAGTGTTCTAGCAGCAAGTCGACGGGTCGCTTGGGAACCCCAGCGACGCCGGAGGACCGTAAGCCGAGAAAGAGGGGCCGCAAGCCGGCCAACGGGAGAGAAGAGCCTCTCAACCACGTGGAGGCCGAGCGTCAGAGGAGGGAGAAGCTTAACCAGAGGTTCTGCGCACTGAGAGCTGTGGTGCCCAACGTATCCAAGACGGACAAGGCATCCCTGCTCGCCGACGCCATAGCGTACATCACCGAGATGCAGAGGAAGCTCAAGGAGATGGAGGCAGAGAAGGAGATGCTGCGGCAACCTGCATTCATGGATCGCGACATCCACACGCATCGCCCCATGCTCAACGTGGAATTGGTGCAGGACGAGCTGATGGTCCGAGTGAACTGCCCATCGCACACGCATCCTGTCTCAGGAGTCATCCGAGCTCTCAACGAGTCACACATCAACGTGGTGGAATCGAAGGTCGTCGTGAGCGACGACACAGTGATGCACACGTTTGTGGTGGAGTCCCAGCAATTGACGAGGGAGAAGCTACTCGCTGCTATTACTCGTGAGGTTAACAGAAGGAAGCCGCAGTGTTTGAGCCTGTGACCCACAGGTTGCTGCTGCCATTGTTGCAGTCTTCGGCTCCTTCAGCATGATCTTTCCATGTCTGTGATCACAAGCAGATTTGTTCTGGTTCTTATCGGTCATAGTCTTCAAAAAGGGAACATGTATGAGTCTCCAAATTCTGGACAGATAGTTCTACTCAAATTCAGGTTAGCTTGATTATTTTCTTTAATGaattatatctatctatctatctatctggaAATGGATAAGCGATGTGCTTTGGGTCTTCGAAGAACATGGGATCCACTGACCTGACATCAGCTGCTATATAAGTTGGATCTGCTTCCTGTCTTGCCAGCTACTTGTGCACACAAAAAACACATGCATTATTGGATGACAGCACATGTGCCCTTGGAAAGCATGGCATCTTTAGTTCTCATCTTCTTTCTCTCCTCTTTGGTGTGTTGGTGGTGGGCAATGTTTCACAGGTACCATTTTGTATTCATATTGCAAGCTTCCTCACCTGTAATCGAAGTCTTAACGGAGAGAGGAGAAGAAACATGCTTCCAGTTTACTTACTGTGGTTTGGCTACCATCTCTTGTGTCCGTGTTAGGGCTGTTGGTGTGAGAAGATAAACCAGAGAAGGATAGCAAGGGGATGTAGTATGGGTATGGTGGGCTCGGTCTTATCGGGACACGATCGTGTGTACCATCGTGTGCTCAAAGAGCTTGTGACGTTGATGTAGTCTCGAGGTGGGGGGATATGGATGCATTTTGTAGGTGATAAGGGGGAATGACACTTACATATTCGACCAAACATCACTATAATTTTCCAAAAGAAAAACTGTTTCCgaaaatattttctataaaaatgtAGTAATTAATTCGCTATAAttttccttaaaagaaaattttcaaaatagatTTCAATCTTTCCTCTTTTGACTTTCCAAATTCAGATTCACTTAAATAGGTTAttcttgtgataaaaaaaaagcTATAAATGTACAAACATATCTAAGTGTAGTGCCATAAACATGatagaaaattataaaaaattaacagAATATTAACCTATAAATGATGCATAAATTCATCCTTTTATTGGAACGACCAACTCCATCGACACTCATATTGAACACATTTGTCTCAAGGAGTCAAGATTAACAAACAATCAATCGAGAGTACCAACAAAAAACACTAATATTAATTTACATGCATATCAACTAAACTGCTTGAATCTGATCAAACTGTTGTGATTTAAGAATATGTAGTGACATGGTCCTTGGCGATGGCTGCTCTTCAACTCGCTGATCGTTGTAGTCTCGCCGGTGACTATGTTGTAGCTGAAAAGCTTTCGTTTGGTCGTCGAAAATTGGGTTTCCAGGAAGAGCACATCACCTCCCCTCGATAGAAAGGCACGAAAGATCCGTAAGGCACCGGGTCCTGCACGGCTCAGGAAGTACGTGGTTGAGATGGTACGATTCTGCACCCACTCTCCTTCCTCGTTGAATGCCCATATATTTATCGTGTTCTTGAACATGACTCGAGTTAGCGTCAAAATCCCTCGGTCGTCTCTGGCAACCCCAATGTTTTGATGATACATGATTCCTTCTTCGTCTACCGGTGGCAAACGCGAGTTGCCTGCGACATCCTTATCGAGATCGAACCACAGCAGGTGGGTACGACTGTTCCAGTATATGACGTTTCGTATGGATATATTGTTCATGGGATACAAATTTGTGATTCCTTGGATGACAACCTTGTGATCCGAGACCGTCCACCTTCTCGTGCTCGAGGAGTAGATGTCGAATGAGAACTCTTGGATTTGTCCATGCAATTTCCATTTGATGTTTATAAGCGTGTAACGAGTAGGAGTGGTGGAGGGATCGAAGGCCAGTCCAACATCTCGATAAAAGCAATTCCCAGGGATGATATGACCCTTTTTTGTCACCACATCCCACACGTAGTTTAAATGGTATAGCGGATTCTCATCCATCTCTTTTCGTAACACCACCAAGAGGAGGCCATCGACGAAGGCAACGATGCTTTCAAGGGTCATGCCATCAGGAAGGGAGGGAAAGAAGGAGTCGGGCATGCCGATGTTGACTTCTCCTGGGATGTCCAATGGGAAGAACTCGATATGTTTGTCACATCGGTAGACCATGCCGGAGGAGATGGGTGACTCAAGTTGCAACTTCTTGCGTGCGAATACTATGTCATGGGAGAAGAGATGATACCACTTCTTGCAGACAACCTTGAACCTTGCGATGGTCTTACAGGGGAGCCATGGGAAGATATCATAATGGCGGATGTCTTCGGGGATCCTTGCCATTGTCGTCATCGTAGCGGCAtcactaacatccatatttctCGACTACAATGCACAATGAAACAACAAAAGTAAATGTCCCGAAGCAAAACATGATCGAGCATCCatccataaaaagaaaaaaaaaaaccaagaattgatgaaaaaataaatcttataatataagcaaacgagagagagagagagagttgatacCCTATGAAGAATTGTTTATGTAGAACTTCAAGTCCCAGTTTCtattataatttgattttaaGGGTAGGATTAAGTGAGAATCAAAACTTTCCTATTACTGTttccatttttttctcttttttctgttttcttcctctttccttctttctctttttcctttttttttattatgtctgACTTTACAAAATCAATGTCGGTAGGATTAAGTGAAAGAAAATCAATATTTTATTATGTCTGATTAATTAATTGATTGATGTATTGTCGTTGAATATAAATAATAGTAGTAATTGGGTTAACTTCTAATGAAATTATGCAATCGTTTATAGATTCTTATTGGTAATCAACATGACGATTTATAGTTATTCATTTGTTAATGTTCTATTAATAATTAAACTTTTTGTAATTTGCTATCACATTTGTGCTCCACACTGAGATAATTGTTTGCGCATTTAATCCTTATCTAACACAAGAATAACCAATTTAAGTGTGTCTGAATTTGGAAAGTCAAAAAGGAAAGTTCGATATCTATTTTGGCCTTTTCTTTTAAGAAAAATTATAGCAAATTAATTGCTACATTTGTTATGAAAAGAAATTATTTTTGGAAACAGGACATTGATTTTCAAACTTTAAAGAATCTTTTATGTGAAAATTAAAGTATTGaaatttatttgttttttttaatttaaaaaaaggaaattataaaatttttgaaaTTTTAAAGTAAAAGAACTTGGATTTCTTTAGTAATTATAATAATTCTGAGATTTTTCCTTTGCTTAAATTTGCTAATCTTTTTGAAAAAGGAAatcttaaatataaattatactaaaaatttaattttaaattccgAATTTTCTCAAACATAAACTAAGATTTTGATATATTGGGAAAGTTATATTCCTGAAATAATTTTTATAACTGCTACAAACTTAAATAACATTTTTTAAGTTAATTTTGATTTgtattaaatcaaataatcaagCACTTGTTTTTTATCCttttaaatcaaatatttaatttacTATTTGTTAAGTCAGATTCTAATTGTCTGAGTTAGAGATATAAGTCGTAGTTTCTCGAGGCGTTGACACTATAAGATTAAGTCGGGGATATTTCGGACAAATGTTCCTTCGAAGATCAAGTTAGTTGTCAAAGTCAGAATGTTGATAATTAGTTGGATTCGTTCGACTACCTAATAATATTGAAATAGCAAATATGTATCTTGAGGTCCCTTTTATAGGTGGTTTGGAAATTATTATGTTTGAAATCAGTAATAGTGATAGGAGATCGTGCAACGTTTTGAGCAAAGGTATGGTATAATGTTAGTCGTTCTGAAAGCTTATTTATTTGACTATGTCTATCATGGAGTCGAATAATCAAACATTTGGTTATGTGCGATGCGTTTGTGACCATGTGTCCTCGGATATGACCATCACATGTCGTTCGAATCTAATCGACAAGTTGCTTGGATTATCGACCTATCATTTAGATATTATCAATATCACTATTCAAACTAGTTGTTTATAGTTCTTGCTACATCTAATTTGATAGTATGATGACAAACGAAAATTTATCAATCTTGGGGTAAATAATTTATAGTGCATATGCTtacttcaattttatttttgtgcaCACAAATAATATTTTATCTTCTTACTACAAACTTCTAAGCAGTTTTATTTCACTCATATAAGTATTTATTTTAATTCATtcacaataaaaaagaaaaatatttattcaatacattcaacttctttcctaTTCAATAACtatatgttttaagaagtaattttatttaattttaattataagtATATGTGATATTTAATTGTCATGTATATCCCTAAAGATGATATTTAGTCTAAATTATAAATTTGAGcagaaatgttatatatatatatatatataatataatataatatatatatccaACCAAGTGTTCATGGGCTCCATGAAATGGGCTAAAGCATAGTCTAAGGGTATTAAGTGGGCCTCTTTGTTGGAACGCGCATTACGGCGCGACGAGTCCCTCTCCGCTTCTGCTACGGAGAAACGATCAATCGATCGATGAAGCTGAAATGGTAATGGGGCGAACGAAGCATCCTCGAGGAGGAGGCGGAGATTCCCAGGCTATCGACTTCCAATGCTCCGTGTCGGCTTCTCTGCAGGGGTACCACGACGATCTTGCCTTTTCCTCCTCCAATAACTCGTTTCCGGTTCCTTTTCTGGTGCAGATCGAGGAGGAGGCGTTGGCGGTGTCGAGCACGACTCCCACGCTATGCACTTCCGAGGTTGGAGAATTCTTCTTCCCCTAATCACTCCTTGTAGGCTCGGCATGACGATCTTGCCTTTTTCTGTTACACCAATTCCTTTCCGATGGTTCCTTTTCCGGTACAGATCAAGAGGAGACGGTCCGGGAGCACGCCCGGTAGAGTAACCTTCTTCTAATCCATCCGTTCTTGAACCCATTATCCTCGTCCCTTTCCCAAAATACTGTTCGTTTTCTTGTTGACAGCTGTTTCTTGCAGTGTGTTCGTCCACTCCATCTTCCACCAAACTTGGTATCCGTGGGGAACTGGTAACGACATGTTAAATGCTGCTAAAGAATATTGGTCTCTTTTCCTAATAGCTTAAGGTTTTAGGATTTGTGGCTATCCAATTAAAACTTTAAGATAGTATATTGGGCTCATGAGATGGATAGGAGCTCATGAGATGTGATATTAAAGTACATATTGGGCTCTATTGGGGATGTTGAAGCGTATATTGGGTTCTATTCTACCTGCTTACAGGTTCTAGCAAGTTCTCACCCAATTAAATCTTTAAAAAATGTTATCAAAATTCTGTATGCTTATTATATAGTTCGGAAAATATGAACATCCAAAAACCTTGTAGTTCAGGTTGTTCTTGCAAAAATGTTGTTCTTTTTGTTGTCTCAGGGCAAAGGATCATGCACTGCTTCAGCTTGTGTACAGTGCATCTAAAGTGCTCTGTATTATCTATCCCTCATTTATGGGATTGTGTCATAATAGGTTGAGGGTGATAATAGACTGTTTGCAAAGCTAGGTGAGGTATTTCATGTTCATATTGAAATTGTGCAGGAACTTTCTTTTGACTGATGAACCTGATTGACACTACCAATCACCGAAATCCATGTATTTGTTCCCATCCAAAATTTGGAATTGTGCATTCAGGGCCATATTATTGTGATAGGTTTCTCCCAAAGCCAGACCTTGTACGAGTTGAGGCTATTTGTTGAAAACAGAAACCTTGACGATGCTTCTCAATCTTTACGTTGATGCTATCAGAAACATACTACTATGAGAAAAAAAAGCTAGCATCTGGACCATTCATGTAGTTTTATTATTATCTTATCTATTAAACCACTTGTGTTGTCTGACGAGAGTGATTGGGGTAGTGATGCTCTTGAAAGAAACTTCAAGCTGTTTtgttatgatttatttatgatgatTTATCTTCTTGTAGGCGATAACAACAACAATCGAATGAGATGCACAAGTTGGCTTATTTTAAGCAAGAAATAGAAAGACTATGGATGCTGATAAAGTAAACTTATGATGctccaaaaaaatattataggaaACGTCATAAGATTTAAGTTTAGTGCATGATGAGTCAATCTGGATAGCCACTCTTATCTAGATTTTTGTGTCGCAATCTCCCTCCTTTCTCTTTTAT contains the following coding sequences:
- the LOC103990025 gene encoding transcription factor MTB2-like, which produces MRWETGMGSRCSVEDRAEAAAVLGSRALDFLLAGSHVSSSDHPDAVVEGVPDLQTKLQSLVEGHGSVWACAVFWQISRSRSGELVLRWGDGHCRELVSGVDDDGTNGRYPQGAGPLHRMRKRVLERLHVLSGGSHEENYALCRDRLADSEMYFLASMYFLFHPGEGAPGRALLSENHIWIPETAFPGADYFVRAFLARTAGFRTVVLIPIDAGVLELASFDAVPESPDELHRIRAVFGHDLNKGAAAASGETERRGATCSSSHSRFGDAVRQHPKIFGKDLNVAPAQMSTKVPNWNLNHSVEEATPVHEACLRHSSGVAREEDPVTNQFLAEKQQQPKPQCSSSKSTGRLGTPATPEDRKPRKRGRKPANGREEPLNHVEAERQRREKLNQRFCALRAVVPNVSKTDKASLLADAIAYITEMQRKLKEMEAEKEMLRQPAFMDRDIHTHRPMLNVELVQDELMVRVNCPSHTHPVSGVIRALNESHINVVESKVVVSDDTVMHTFVVESQQLTREKLLAAITREVNRRKPQCLSL
- the LOC135640159 gene encoding uncharacterized protein LOC135640159 isoform X1, producing the protein MVMGRTKHPRGGGGDSQAIDFQCSVSASLQGYHDDLAFSSSNNSFPVPFLVQIEEEALAVSSTTPTLCTSEIKRRRSGSTPAVSCSVFVHSIFHQTWYPWGTGMIQEDISK
- the LOC135640159 gene encoding uncharacterized protein LOC135640159 isoform X2: MVMGRTKHPRGGGGDSQAIDFQCSVSASLQGYHDDLAFSSSNNSFPVPFLVQIEEEALAVSSTTPTLCTSEIKRRRSGSTPVCSSTPSSTKLGIRGELE